From Actinomyces sp. oral taxon 171 str. F0337, one genomic window encodes:
- a CDS encoding MBL fold metallo-hydrolase, with translation MRLTIIGCSGSMSGPQSSASSYLVQADGVDADRAPRTYSIVLDLGPGSMGQLLRHLDPAELDAIAISHCHADHMVDLVGMHVYRRWLPTGALGPVACLGPSELLERLQGVDGVPPSERYATEFGFVTAVPGRSYSVGPLVISPFEALHPVEAYGYRIEGPSEEDPSRQVSLAFTGDTDICQTMSDMAQGVDLLLAEAAFVEGRDTVGGMHMTGRRAGELAAQAGAGHLVLTHIQPWTDPAVPLKEAAAVYSGPLEAATADAVWEL, from the coding sequence ATGAGACTTACGATTATCGGTTGCTCGGGCTCCATGTCGGGTCCCCAGTCCTCGGCCTCCTCCTACTTGGTGCAGGCCGACGGAGTTGACGCCGACCGCGCACCGCGCACCTACTCGATCGTGCTGGATCTCGGGCCGGGATCAATGGGGCAGCTGCTGCGCCACCTCGATCCCGCCGAGCTCGACGCCATTGCCATCTCCCACTGCCACGCCGATCACATGGTCGACCTGGTGGGCATGCACGTCTACCGGCGCTGGCTGCCCACGGGGGCGCTCGGGCCGGTCGCCTGCCTGGGGCCCTCGGAGCTGTTGGAGCGTCTGCAGGGAGTTGATGGTGTCCCGCCCAGTGAGCGCTACGCCACGGAGTTCGGTTTCGTCACCGCTGTGCCGGGCAGGTCCTACAGCGTGGGCCCCCTGGTCATCTCACCCTTCGAGGCGCTTCATCCCGTGGAGGCCTATGGTTACCGGATCGAGGGCCCCAGTGAGGAGGACCCCTCCCGTCAGGTCAGCCTGGCCTTCACCGGGGACACGGACATCTGCCAGACCATGAGCGACATGGCTCAGGGAGTGGACCTCCTCCTGGCCGAGGCGGCCTTCGTCGAGGGCCGCGACACCGTGGGCGGCATGCATATGACGGGGCGTCGCGCTGGTGAGCTCGCCGCCCAGGCCGGTGCGGGGCACCTTGTTCTCACCCACATCCAGCCCTGGACGGATCCGGCCGTTCCTCTCAAGGAGGCCGCAGCCGTCTACTCCGGCCCGTTGGAGGCGGCGACGGCGGACGCCGTCTGGGAGCTGTGA
- a CDS encoding DUF3054 domain-containing protein, with the protein MSADGHDRPTQRRQVSFSPALPDGVDCPWTRGRRTRWWLVVPADLAAVVLVALFGAASTRSLGQVPASLWQAGAGLVVAWGVTWLLRRSHPDHLEMALPEGLIIVGISWLVWVVLRHVTSAFNDVSAMASWAVMTGAFLLVFLGGWRWLYGYVRAHDSLTPRPVARRLAEQKQAGAEHRRAHRVPGK; encoded by the coding sequence GTGAGCGCTGACGGGCACGATCGCCCCACTCAACGACGACAGGTCTCCTTCAGCCCGGCTCTTCCCGATGGAGTGGACTGCCCCTGGACCCGTGGCAGGCGGACCCGCTGGTGGTTGGTGGTTCCCGCGGACCTGGCGGCCGTCGTGCTCGTGGCCCTGTTCGGCGCCGCCTCCACCCGCAGCCTGGGGCAGGTTCCCGCGTCCCTGTGGCAGGCGGGTGCGGGCCTCGTCGTCGCCTGGGGCGTGACCTGGCTCCTGCGACGCTCTCACCCCGACCACCTGGAGATGGCGTTGCCCGAGGGGCTTATCATCGTGGGGATCAGCTGGTTGGTATGGGTCGTGCTGCGCCACGTGACGTCAGCATTCAACGACGTGTCCGCCATGGCCTCCTGGGCGGTGATGACCGGGGCCTTCCTCCTGGTGTTCCTGGGAGGATGGAGATGGCTCTACGGCTACGTGCGCGCCCACGACTCCTTGACTCCCAGGCCCGTGGCGCGTCGCCTCGCCGAGCAGAAGCAGGCAGGGGCTGAGCACCGGCGTGCCCACCGGGTGCCCGGCAAGTGA
- the rdgB gene encoding RdgB/HAM1 family non-canonical purine NTP pyrophosphatase has translation MSASSAAEGATPLTDRIQVPAGSRLVLATHNAGKLNELRQILTPLVPGLDPGSIISAASLQAPEPVEDGLSFADNALLKARALAGATGLPAVADDSGLCVDVLGGAPGIFSARWSGRHGDDTANLQLLLAQLADVADPHRSARFTCAAVLVQPASGRGPEQVTTIERSMEGRLTCSPLGEGGFGYDPIFVPVQEDEPGCRGRTTAQMTSEDKHAISHRGQAFRALAPVLAELLNQ, from the coding sequence GTGAGTGCCTCATCAGCCGCCGAAGGCGCCACCCCGCTCACTGACCGGATCCAGGTGCCCGCTGGCTCCCGGCTCGTCCTGGCCACCCACAACGCCGGCAAGCTGAACGAGCTGCGACAGATCCTGACACCGCTCGTACCGGGACTGGATCCCGGCTCCATCATTTCAGCCGCCTCCCTCCAGGCACCGGAGCCGGTGGAGGACGGCCTGTCCTTCGCTGACAACGCCCTGCTCAAGGCCCGAGCCCTGGCCGGTGCCACGGGCCTGCCCGCGGTCGCCGACGACTCGGGCCTGTGCGTCGACGTCCTGGGCGGAGCGCCGGGGATCTTCTCGGCGCGCTGGAGCGGCCGGCACGGTGACGACACCGCGAACCTTCAGCTGCTCCTGGCCCAGCTGGCCGACGTCGCCGACCCGCACCGCAGCGCGCGCTTCACCTGTGCCGCGGTCTTGGTCCAGCCGGCTTCCGGCAGGGGGCCGGAGCAGGTCACCACCATCGAGCGCTCCATGGAGGGGCGCCTGACCTGCTCCCCCCTGGGGGAGGGGGGATTCGGCTACGATCCGATCTTCGTGCCCGTCCAGGAGGACGAGCCTGGCTGTCGGGGCCGGACCACCGCCCAGATGACGTCTGAGGACAAGCACGCCATCTCCCACCGGGGGCAGGCCTTCCGTGCCCTGGCACCGGTCCTGGCCGAGCTCCTGAACCAGTAG
- the rph gene encoding ribonuclease PH has protein sequence MTTAPFTRKDGRAVDELRPVTMTRHWLDHAEGSVLVSFGRTRVLCAASFTEGVPRWRKGSGEGWVTAEYAMLPRAGSERSGRESVRGKVGGRTHEISRLIGRSLRGIIDVAALGENTIALDCDVLQADGGTRTAAITGAYVALADAVAWGTERGLIKARPGKPALSDSLSAISVGIIDGVPCLDLPYEEDVRAQTDMNVVQTGDGRFIEVQGTAEHAPFDRSELGELLDLAAVGNSRLAALQRQALAGPSGEPFTVSSPQSSSQPAEV, from the coding sequence ATGACAACTGCCCCCTTCACTCGCAAGGACGGCCGCGCCGTCGACGAGCTGCGTCCCGTGACCATGACCCGCCACTGGCTCGACCACGCCGAGGGATCGGTCCTGGTGTCCTTCGGGCGCACCCGGGTCCTGTGCGCCGCATCCTTCACCGAGGGCGTTCCGCGTTGGCGCAAGGGCAGTGGCGAGGGCTGGGTGACCGCCGAGTACGCCATGCTCCCCCGGGCCGGGTCGGAGCGCTCCGGCCGGGAGTCCGTGCGGGGGAAGGTCGGAGGCCGCACCCACGAGATCTCCCGCCTCATCGGCCGCAGCCTGCGCGGCATCATCGACGTCGCCGCACTGGGTGAGAACACGATCGCCCTGGACTGCGACGTGCTGCAGGCCGACGGCGGTACCCGCACCGCGGCGATCACCGGCGCCTATGTGGCCCTGGCCGATGCCGTCGCCTGGGGCACAGAGCGCGGCCTTATCAAGGCCCGCCCCGGCAAGCCGGCGCTCTCCGACTCCCTGTCCGCCATCTCGGTGGGGATCATCGACGGCGTCCCCTGCCTCGACCTGCCTTATGAGGAGGACGTGCGCGCCCAGACCGACATGAATGTCGTCCAGACCGGGGACGGCCGCTTCATCGAGGTCCAGGGCACCGCCGAGCACGCCCCCTTCGACCGCTCCGAGCTCGGAGAGCTGCTTGACCTGGCCGCCGTCGGTAACAGCCGGCTGGCGGCGCTCCAGCGCCAGGCCCTGGCCGGCCCCAGCGGCGAGCCCTTCACCGTGTCCTCCCCTCAGTCCTCGTCCCAGCCCGCGGAGGTCTGA
- a CDS encoding antibiotic biosynthesis monooxygenase family protein: MTYVNITALTFPEGAQAEIEKRFAARKRGVDTSQGFQGFELLRPVVGEDRYFVVTRWDTREDYERWSAARPAGGHEDDKRRGMNVEVLGFEVVQHEE, translated from the coding sequence ATGACCTATGTCAACATCACCGCGCTGACCTTCCCCGAGGGCGCCCAGGCCGAGATCGAGAAGCGCTTCGCCGCACGGAAGCGAGGTGTTGATACCTCGCAGGGCTTCCAGGGCTTCGAGCTGCTGCGCCCGGTGGTCGGAGAGGACCGCTACTTCGTGGTGACCCGGTGGGACACGCGTGAGGACTACGAGCGCTGGAGCGCGGCGCGGCCCGCCGGCGGGCACGAGGACGACAAGCGCCGGGGCATGAACGTGGAGGTCCTCGGTTTCGAGGTCGTCCAGCACGAGGAGTGA
- the bcp gene encoding thioredoxin-dependent thiol peroxidase encodes MTQLAAGDRAPEFALPDQNGRTVTLDDLRSSTDKGVIVYFYPKACTPGCTKEACDFRDSLEALEAAGYAVVGISPDPESAQAKFSSRHNLPFPLLSDSDHTVMEAWGVWGEKKNYGKVYTGVIRSTVVVAPDGTVTLAQYNVRATGHVKRLRTALGVD; translated from the coding sequence ATGACCCAACTCGCCGCCGGTGACCGAGCCCCGGAGTTCGCCCTGCCCGACCAGAACGGCCGCACCGTGACCCTTGACGACCTTCGTTCCAGCACGGACAAGGGCGTCATCGTCTACTTCTACCCCAAGGCCTGCACTCCGGGATGCACCAAGGAGGCGTGCGACTTCAGGGACTCCTTGGAGGCGCTCGAGGCGGCAGGCTATGCCGTCGTCGGCATCTCCCCCGACCCGGAGAGCGCGCAGGCCAAGTTCTCCAGCCGTCACAACCTGCCCTTCCCCCTGCTGTCGGACTCCGACCACACCGTCATGGAGGCCTGGGGAGTGTGGGGCGAGAAGAAGAACTACGGCAAGGTCTACACCGGCGTCATCCGCTCGACCGTGGTGGTGGCCCCTGACGGGACCGTGACGCTGGCCCAGTACAATGTGCGAGCCACCGGTCACGTCAAGCGGCTGCGCACCGCACTCGGCGTGGACTGA
- a CDS encoding ATP-grasp domain-containing protein, translating into MSDPIVTLATCADFPDLDDDDRGLPDALRARGIEPRVAVWDDPDVDWSQSGTVVLRSVRDYATEGNYSRFLQWARSVPRLANHPDVVTWNSDKHYLTRLSEWGVPMIPTMWLEPEAGYSKHQVHTRFPAHGDFVVKPAVSSGGRGTGRYTATDASSRSAAINDAMHHLRRGRTVMVQRYLEEVDRKGEVSLVYFNGVLSHAVEKAPMLHPSFKSTDQIHEEIVTAREPSEQEWLWGERVRKAIHTLIKEVSGRDIQLLFNRVDVVGDGQGGFYLMEVSLIDAGLYLGAAPEGLDNFADAIAQRIFW; encoded by the coding sequence ATGAGCGACCCGATCGTGACGCTGGCGACCTGCGCCGACTTCCCTGACCTTGATGACGATGACCGTGGCCTGCCGGATGCCCTGCGTGCGCGTGGCATCGAGCCGCGGGTTGCCGTATGGGACGACCCCGACGTCGACTGGAGCCAGTCCGGCACGGTCGTGCTGCGCAGCGTCCGTGACTATGCCACCGAGGGCAACTACTCCCGGTTCCTCCAGTGGGCGCGGTCGGTGCCCAGGCTCGCCAACCACCCCGACGTCGTCACCTGGAACTCGGACAAGCACTACCTCACCCGGCTCAGCGAGTGGGGGGTCCCCATGATTCCGACGATGTGGCTGGAGCCGGAGGCCGGCTACTCCAAGCACCAGGTTCACACCCGTTTCCCGGCCCACGGCGACTTCGTCGTCAAGCCGGCCGTCTCCTCGGGCGGGCGCGGCACCGGGCGCTACACCGCCACTGACGCCTCCTCCCGGTCCGCGGCGATCAATGACGCCATGCACCACCTGCGCCGTGGGCGCACCGTTATGGTCCAGCGCTACCTCGAGGAGGTCGACCGCAAGGGTGAGGTCTCCCTGGTCTACTTCAACGGCGTGCTGTCCCACGCGGTGGAGAAGGCCCCGATGCTCCACCCCTCCTTCAAGTCGACCGACCAGATCCACGAGGAGATCGTCACGGCGCGCGAGCCCAGTGAGCAGGAGTGGCTCTGGGGCGAGCGGGTGCGCAAGGCCATCCACACGCTGATCAAGGAGGTCTCCGGCCGCGACATCCAGCTCCTGTTCAACCGTGTCGACGTCGTCGGGGACGGTCAGGGCGGTTTCTACCTCATGGAGGTCTCGCTGATCGACGCGGGCCTCTACCTCGGGGCGGCACCGGAGGGGCTGGACAACTTCGCCGACGCCATCGCCCAGCGCATCTTCTGGTGA
- a CDS encoding YccF domain-containing protein: MRTLLNIIWVVFGGFWLFLGYLFFGVIACLLIVTIPAGVASFRIAAYVLWPFGREVVPSPGAGAMSGISNIIWFLVAGLWLAIGHVTTAAAQAITIIGIPLAVANIKLIPVTCFPFGKQIVETR, translated from the coding sequence ATGCGCACGCTGCTCAACATCATCTGGGTCGTTTTCGGCGGGTTCTGGCTGTTCCTCGGTTACCTCTTCTTCGGAGTGATCGCCTGCCTGCTCATCGTCACGATTCCCGCAGGTGTCGCCTCCTTCCGTATCGCCGCTTACGTCCTGTGGCCCTTCGGGCGTGAGGTGGTTCCGTCTCCCGGGGCCGGCGCCATGAGCGGGATCAGCAACATCATCTGGTTCCTCGTCGCCGGGCTCTGGCTGGCCATCGGCCACGTCACCACCGCCGCGGCGCAGGCCATCACCATCATCGGGATCCCACTGGCCGTGGCCAATATCAAGCTCATCCCCGTCACCTGCTTCCCCTTCGGCAAGCAGATCGTCGAGACCCGGTAA
- a CDS encoding amino acid permease — MNRRHLMMISFGGVIGTGLFLSTGNTIHQAGPLGTVLAYSIGAVIVYLVMLCLGELSVAMPFTGAFHVYARQYLGPATGFVTAILYWLTWTVALGSEFTGAAMIMHGWFPGVPVWVWAVTFIVLVLVLNMVSVKVFAEAETVLSGIKVAAIIAFIALGTAAIVGLLPYEGHRSFLGLTNLYRDGLFPNGFGAVFTTILAVNFAFSGTELIGITAGEVEDPGTTIPRAIQATLARLAIFFIGSIIVIAALIPWEKAGVEESPFVTVLSRIGVPYAGDLMNIVILAAILSAANSGLYASTRMLWSLANEGTLPTVLARTNRYGVPALAMGLSMVGGLASLLTSAYAASTVYLVLVSVSGLAVVLVWAVIAACHLSFRRRWLAEDRSLEDLPYRAPGYPWLSIAALGLSAASCLLIVFDPEQRGSLAITAVFLVVCYVGYWGANRRISL, encoded by the coding sequence ATGAACCGACGTCACCTCATGATGATCAGCTTCGGCGGGGTCATCGGCACGGGACTGTTCCTCTCGACTGGCAACACGATCCACCAAGCCGGCCCCTTGGGGACCGTGCTGGCCTACTCCATCGGCGCCGTCATCGTCTACCTGGTCATGCTGTGCCTGGGAGAGCTGAGCGTTGCGATGCCCTTCACCGGAGCCTTCCATGTCTACGCCCGCCAGTACCTGGGTCCCGCCACGGGCTTCGTCACCGCCATCCTGTACTGGCTCACGTGGACGGTGGCCCTGGGAAGTGAGTTCACCGGCGCGGCGATGATCATGCACGGCTGGTTCCCGGGCGTTCCCGTATGGGTGTGGGCGGTTACCTTCATCGTGCTGGTCCTCGTGCTCAACATGGTCTCCGTCAAGGTCTTCGCCGAGGCGGAGACTGTGCTGTCCGGGATCAAGGTGGCGGCGATCATTGCGTTCATCGCTCTGGGCACGGCCGCAATCGTCGGGCTGCTGCCCTACGAGGGGCACCGCTCGTTCCTGGGGCTGACGAACCTGTACCGGGACGGCCTCTTCCCCAACGGCTTCGGCGCGGTGTTCACCACGATCCTGGCCGTCAACTTCGCTTTCTCCGGCACCGAGCTCATCGGCATCACCGCCGGAGAGGTCGAGGACCCGGGCACCACCATTCCTCGCGCGATCCAGGCGACCCTGGCCCGCCTGGCCATCTTCTTCATCGGCTCGATCATCGTCATCGCAGCACTGATCCCTTGGGAGAAGGCCGGGGTCGAGGAGAGCCCCTTCGTGACGGTCCTGTCCAGAATCGGCGTGCCCTACGCCGGGGACCTCATGAATATCGTCATCCTGGCCGCCATCCTGTCAGCGGCGAACTCAGGGCTCTACGCCTCGACCCGCATGCTGTGGTCCTTGGCCAATGAGGGCACCCTGCCCACGGTCCTGGCCCGCACCAACCGCTACGGGGTACCCGCACTGGCAATGGGCCTGTCCATGGTCGGTGGGCTGGCCTCACTGCTGACCTCGGCCTATGCGGCCTCCACGGTCTATCTGGTCCTTGTGTCCGTCTCCGGTCTCGCCGTCGTCCTGGTGTGGGCGGTCATCGCCGCATGCCACCTGTCCTTCCGACGGCGCTGGCTCGCTGAGGACCGCAGCCTTGAGGACCTGCCCTACCGGGCTCCCGGGTATCCGTGGCTCTCAATCGCCGCACTGGGACTGTCAGCAGCATCGTGCCTGCTCATCGTCTTCGACCCCGAGCAGCGCGGCAGCCTAGCGATCACCGCCGTCTTCCTCGTGGTCTGCTACGTGGGCTACTGGGGAGCCAACCGCCGCATCAGCCTGTGA
- the mmuM gene encoding homocysteine S-methyltransferase: MRTLSVSATSFGGEPVRLSDLLARGPVVLDGAMGTELDARGVDTRNALWSARALTTAPDLVREVHSDYLDAGARVITTNTYQATLPALIRSGEDAAGARRVIAVGARLAKEAARRFGEEHPEESVLVAGGIGPYGAYLADGSEYTGAYDIDIPEDPGFQEVHLPRIEVLVGEGIHLFALETIPRLDEAQALVAMVKGLAPRAECWVSFQVRSDGARLADGAPLAEAAAWGAQEEMVVAVGINCVAPGVVARALPVLRAATGKPLAAYPNAGDLYDPATKTWQSTGDRAGIPALAPSWIDAGVRLVGGCCRTRPAQISELARAVCP, translated from the coding sequence ATGCGAACGCTCTCGGTATCCGCCACGTCCTTTGGGGGAGAACCGGTCCGGTTGTCGGATCTGCTGGCCCGAGGTCCGGTCGTTCTGGACGGGGCGATGGGGACCGAGCTCGATGCCCGCGGGGTCGATACCCGCAATGCGCTGTGGTCGGCGCGTGCGCTCACCACGGCGCCCGACCTCGTGCGCGAGGTCCACTCCGACTACCTGGATGCGGGGGCTCGCGTCATCACGACCAACACCTACCAGGCCACGCTTCCGGCGCTGATCCGGTCCGGGGAGGATGCTGCCGGCGCCAGGCGGGTTATCGCAGTTGGCGCCCGTCTGGCCAAGGAGGCGGCCCGTCGGTTCGGTGAGGAGCACCCCGAGGAGTCGGTGCTCGTTGCCGGAGGGATCGGTCCGTATGGGGCCTATCTGGCTGATGGCAGTGAGTACACCGGTGCCTACGACATCGACATCCCCGAGGACCCCGGTTTCCAGGAGGTTCATCTGCCTCGCATCGAGGTCCTGGTGGGGGAGGGGATCCACCTGTTTGCGCTGGAGACGATTCCGCGTCTGGACGAGGCGCAGGCACTCGTCGCCATGGTGAAGGGTCTCGCTCCTCGGGCCGAGTGCTGGGTCTCCTTCCAGGTGCGCTCCGACGGCGCCCGTCTCGCTGATGGCGCGCCGCTGGCCGAGGCTGCGGCCTGGGGTGCGCAGGAGGAGATGGTCGTCGCTGTGGGTATCAACTGTGTGGCCCCGGGCGTCGTCGCACGAGCGCTGCCGGTGCTGCGTGCGGCTACCGGTAAGCCGCTGGCGGCCTACCCCAATGCGGGCGATCTCTACGACCCGGCGACCAAGACCTGGCAGTCCACAGGTGACCGGGCTGGAATCCCGGCGTTGGCGCCATCCTGGATCGACGCTGGGGTCCGGCTCGTCGGCGGGTGCTGCCGCACCCGACCGGCCCAGATCAGTGAGCTCGCCCGCGCGGTCTGTCCCTAG
- a CDS encoding DEAD/DEAH box helicase translates to MLDALIPADDPERVPEPEEVYLAFSNWAEATGCPLYPHQDEALSEILEDRHVIAATPTGSGKSMIALAAHTASLARGGRSYYTAPLKALVSEKFFELVRLFGADNVGMVTGDTSINAAAPIICCTAEILANQSLREGEDMDVDCVIMDEFHYYADPQRGWAWQVPLLELPQAQMVLLSATLGDVSFFVRDLRERTGREVAVIDDAVRPVPLEMEYVVEPIGELLQRLVGQDKAPVYVVHFSQKEAVERATSLLSVDLVPKSRKAEVVKALGDFRFGGGFGATLSRLLRAGIGVHHAGMLPRYRRLVERLAREGLLSVICGTDTLGVGINVPIRSVVMTSLVKFDGSKERHLTAREFHQIAGRAGRAGFDTRGYVSVQAPEHVIENAKALAKAGNDERKRRKIVRKKAPEGRVNWTDKTFERLHDAAPETLTSQFQVTTTMVLNLMERAGDPVAAMAGLLERAHEPEAQRRRHVRRALEIYLSLRTAGVLTHVSSAQAAADGRPRLRLAVDLPADFALNQPLAPFALAAMDLLNVEAPEHTVDVVSVVEATLDDPRPLLYAQQRAARGEAIAAMKAEGMDYEERMAALEEITWPQPLAELLSPALEMYKQANPWIAEHELAPKSVVREMVENAMTFSDLISRYELGRSEGVVLRYLTDAYRALRQVVPEEHRTPEVTELIDWLGALVRAVDSSLLDEWEALGQAQAGKAGEMAGLLEADRPGADDSAGVERAFDAGEDGTVAFTRNRHAFRVAVRREMFRRVELMARDDVEALGRLDASSGWGEDRWDEVLGRYWDEYDWIGTDTSARAISLAPLDEDPDETALAAAGVSERLREALETSGRQVWLATQVLEDPDGDHDWRLTALVDLAECDREGRAVVHLLSVGPQQG, encoded by the coding sequence ATGCTCGACGCCCTCATTCCGGCTGATGATCCCGAGCGCGTCCCCGAGCCCGAGGAGGTCTACCTGGCCTTCTCGAACTGGGCGGAGGCGACCGGCTGCCCCCTCTACCCGCACCAGGACGAGGCGCTGTCGGAGATCCTGGAGGACCGCCACGTCATCGCCGCCACCCCGACCGGTTCGGGCAAGTCGATGATCGCGCTGGCAGCCCACACCGCCTCCCTGGCCCGCGGGGGCCGCTCCTACTACACGGCCCCCCTCAAGGCCCTAGTCAGTGAGAAGTTCTTCGAGCTGGTGCGCCTGTTCGGGGCCGATAACGTCGGCATGGTCACCGGGGACACCTCCATCAATGCCGCCGCCCCGATCATCTGCTGCACCGCGGAGATCCTGGCCAACCAGTCCCTGCGCGAGGGCGAGGACATGGACGTGGACTGCGTCATCATGGACGAGTTCCACTACTACGCCGACCCGCAGCGCGGCTGGGCCTGGCAGGTACCCCTCCTGGAGCTGCCCCAGGCGCAGATGGTGCTGCTGTCGGCCACGCTGGGCGACGTCTCCTTCTTCGTGCGGGACCTGCGCGAGCGCACGGGCCGCGAGGTCGCCGTCATCGACGACGCCGTGAGGCCGGTTCCCCTGGAGATGGAGTACGTCGTCGAGCCGATCGGTGAGCTGCTTCAGCGCCTGGTGGGCCAGGACAAGGCACCGGTCTACGTCGTCCACTTCTCCCAGAAGGAGGCTGTGGAGCGGGCGACCTCCCTGCTGAGCGTGGACCTGGTGCCCAAGTCCCGCAAGGCCGAGGTCGTGAAGGCGCTCGGCGACTTCCGCTTCGGCGGCGGTTTCGGGGCCACGCTCTCCCGACTGCTGCGCGCCGGTATCGGCGTGCACCATGCGGGCATGCTGCCGCGCTACCGGCGGCTGGTGGAGCGACTGGCCCGCGAGGGCCTGCTGTCCGTCATCTGCGGCACGGACACGCTCGGAGTGGGGATCAACGTACCGATCCGCTCAGTGGTCATGACCTCCCTGGTGAAGTTCGACGGCTCCAAGGAGCGCCACCTCACCGCTCGCGAGTTCCACCAGATCGCCGGACGTGCGGGGCGCGCCGGCTTCGACACCCGCGGCTACGTCTCCGTCCAGGCACCCGAGCACGTCATTGAGAACGCCAAGGCGCTGGCCAAGGCCGGCAACGACGAGCGCAAGCGCCGCAAGATCGTGCGCAAGAAGGCGCCCGAGGGCCGCGTCAACTGGACGGACAAGACCTTCGAGCGGCTGCACGACGCGGCCCCGGAGACACTGACCAGCCAGTTCCAGGTCACCACCACCATGGTGCTGAACCTCATGGAGCGCGCCGGCGACCCGGTGGCGGCGATGGCGGGGCTCCTGGAGCGTGCCCATGAGCCCGAGGCCCAGCGGCGCCGACACGTGCGCCGCGCCCTGGAGATCTACCTGTCCCTGCGCACGGCGGGAGTCCTCACGCACGTCTCCAGCGCCCAGGCCGCCGCCGACGGGCGCCCCCGGCTCCGACTGGCCGTAGACCTGCCGGCGGACTTCGCCCTCAACCAGCCCCTGGCCCCCTTCGCCCTGGCGGCCATGGACCTGCTGAACGTGGAGGCCCCGGAGCACACGGTCGACGTCGTCAGCGTCGTCGAGGCCACCCTGGACGATCCGCGTCCGCTGCTCTACGCCCAGCAGCGCGCCGCCCGCGGCGAGGCGATCGCCGCGATGAAGGCCGAGGGCATGGACTACGAGGAACGCATGGCCGCCCTGGAGGAGATCACCTGGCCCCAGCCCCTGGCCGAGCTGCTCTCCCCCGCCCTGGAGATGTACAAGCAGGCCAACCCGTGGATCGCCGAGCATGAGCTGGCGCCGAAGTCGGTGGTGCGCGAGATGGTGGAGAACGCGATGACCTTCTCCGACCTCATCTCCCGCTACGAGCTGGGCCGCAGCGAGGGCGTGGTGCTGCGCTACCTCACTGACGCCTACCGGGCGCTGCGCCAGGTCGTTCCCGAGGAGCACCGCACACCCGAGGTCACCGAGCTCATCGACTGGCTGGGGGCGCTCGTGCGCGCCGTCGACTCCTCCCTGCTCGACGAGTGGGAGGCGCTCGGCCAGGCCCAGGCGGGCAAGGCGGGTGAGATGGCCGGCCTGCTGGAGGCCGACCGTCCCGGCGCGGACGACTCGGCCGGAGTGGAGCGGGCCTTCGACGCGGGCGAGGACGGGACGGTGGCCTTCACTCGCAACCGTCACGCCTTCCGGGTGGCGGTGCGCCGGGAGATGTTCCGGCGCGTGGAACTCATGGCGCGCGACGACGTCGAGGCCCTGGGCCGCCTGGATGCCTCCTCCGGATGGGGCGAGGACCGCTGGGACGAGGTGCTGGGCCGCTACTGGGACGAGTACGACTGGATCGGCACGGACACCTCGGCTCGGGCGATCTCGCTGGCGCCGCTCGACGAGGACCCTGATGAGACGGCCCTGGCGGCCGCGGGGGTCAGTGAGCGCCTGCGCGAGGCCCTGGAGACCTCCGGCAGGCAGGTGTGGCTGGCCACGCAGGTCCTGGAGGACCCCGACGGCGACCACGACTGGCGTCTGACGGCCCTGGTGGATCTGGCCGAGTGCGACCGGGAGGGGCGCGCGGTCGTCCACCTGCTGTCCGTGGGCCCGCAGCAGGGGTAG